One part of the Streptomyces nigra genome encodes these proteins:
- a CDS encoding M12 family metallopeptidase: protein MTARYCSLAQQSAPAFAPGLAAGRLHALVNGHRMWVNGTVLHYHFFDRDSDTSAIPDPGTGRTRPVSWVGGKDQRDVVRECFQEWSGLGIGLSFVEVADRSEAELRIGFQSGDGSWSTVGRDALRVGVDERTMNFGWDLTAPGERGTALHEIGHALGMLHEHQSPFAGIHWDDEAVYTDLAGPPNFWSRDKTYFNILRKLDASEVNGSVWDPHSIMEYPFSAGLILEPEQFRAGLNPPGVLSAADKEFVRRWYPPAPVREPRELVPFRSVPLRLGPGEQADFTVEPPETRAYTVGTFGDADTVVVLFEERDGRPRYLAGTDDGGTPHNATVRTRLVKGRRYVVRVRMYSAWGSGETAVMCW from the coding sequence ATGACCGCTCGCTACTGCTCCCTCGCGCAGCAGTCGGCGCCCGCCTTCGCACCGGGGCTGGCCGCCGGGCGGCTCCACGCGCTCGTCAACGGGCACCGTATGTGGGTGAACGGCACGGTGCTGCACTACCACTTCTTCGACCGGGACTCCGACACGTCCGCGATCCCGGACCCCGGCACGGGCCGGACCCGGCCGGTGTCGTGGGTGGGCGGCAAGGACCAGCGGGACGTCGTACGCGAGTGCTTCCAGGAGTGGAGCGGCCTCGGGATCGGGCTGTCGTTCGTGGAGGTGGCCGACCGGTCGGAGGCGGAGCTGCGGATCGGGTTCCAGAGCGGCGACGGCTCCTGGTCGACCGTCGGCCGGGACGCGCTGCGGGTCGGTGTCGACGAGCGCACCATGAATTTCGGCTGGGATCTGACGGCGCCCGGGGAACGCGGGACGGCCCTGCACGAGATCGGTCACGCGCTGGGCATGCTGCACGAGCACCAGAGCCCGTTCGCCGGGATCCACTGGGACGACGAGGCGGTCTACACGGATCTGGCGGGGCCGCCGAACTTCTGGAGCCGGGACAAGACGTACTTCAACATCCTGCGCAAGCTGGACGCGAGCGAGGTCAACGGCTCGGTCTGGGACCCGCACTCGATCATGGAGTATCCGTTCTCTGCGGGGCTGATCCTGGAGCCCGAGCAGTTCCGCGCGGGTCTGAACCCGCCGGGGGTGCTGTCGGCCGCCGACAAGGAGTTCGTCCGCCGCTGGTACCCGCCGGCTCCGGTGCGCGAGCCCCGCGAGCTGGTGCCGTTCCGCTCGGTCCCGCTCCGGCTCGGGCCCGGCGAGCAGGCCGACTTCACCGTCGAGCCCCCGGAGACCCGCGCGTACACGGTGGGCACCTTCGGGGACGCCGACACGGTCGTCGTCCTCTTCGAGGAACGCGATGGCCGCCCCCGCTATCTCGCGGGCACGGACGATGGTGGCACCCCACACAACGCCACCGTGCGGACCCGTCTGGTCAAGGGCCGCCGCTATGTGGTCCGGGTCCGTATGTACTCGGCCTGGGGGTCCGGCGAGACAGCCGTCATGTGCTGGTG